In a genomic window of Acropora muricata isolate sample 2 chromosome 2, ASM3666990v1, whole genome shotgun sequence:
- the LOC136899588 gene encoding collectin-12-like isoform X2, with the protein MNRPEARVRGNIYCNEIEMRRKEGSLDGGIYDFVMENEVIPEPKQVPLERREPAWKKKKSFKESPHSCHSLLAAVQRMLCIVTVVVLISFLTAAGTLTLALKMMFTQNNLANNCSTLRESNHDYKKLSYHVQALENNITSLKEAITNMQTLELIIAKYEHLKNENNETTVWRAIERNSEDIIQLNQTVTNVRKMQGPRGPPGDKGSQGTPGPRGPPGYNGTQGAPVTSGLAAHNRSGSVGFSQCHFKEEKSLPNSPGPSAKDHVGISEKTGQKFIGVHCGTNDAEIVRFSSGTQNGRRWYRCDCKGTQGLPKGQGQMFCFIRFWECPV; encoded by the exons ATGAATAGGCCAGAAGCTCGTGTACGAGGGAATATCTACTGCAATGAAATTGAAATGAGACGCAAAGAGGGATCACTCGATGGAGGAATTTATGATTTCGTCATGGAGAATGAAGTTATTCCCGAACCAAAACAAGTGCCTCTTGAAAGACGAGAACCAGCTTGGAAGAAAAAGAAGTCGTTCAAGGAATCCCCTCATTCGTGTCACTCACTTCTAGCTGCCGTTCAACGAATGCTATGTATAGTGACCGTGGTGGTCCTTATTTCCTTTCTGACTGCAGCAGGTACATTAACTCTGGCGTTGAAGATGATGTTTACACAAAACAATCTAGCGAACAATTGTTCTACGCTCCGAG aaagtAACCATGACTACAAGAAACTTTCATATCATGTACAAGCCCTTGAAAACAACATCACTTCTCTGAAGGAAGCTATAACG AATATGCAGACACTTGAGCTAATTATTGCGAAATATGAACATTTAAAGAACGAG AACAATGAAACCACAGTTTGGAGAGCGATTGAGAGAAACAGTGAGGATATAATACAACTCAATCAAACG GTGACCAACGTTCGAAAAATGCAAGGTCCTCGAGGACCTCCTGGTGATAAAGGTTCCCAAGGTACCCCTGGTCCACGTGGACCTCCTGGTTATAATGGTACACAGGGGGCTCCAGTAACCTCTGGCCTGGCTGCACATAACAGATCAGGGTCAGTTGGATTCTCTCAATGTCATTTCAAGGAAGAAAAAAGTCTTCCAAACTCACCGGGTCCTTCAGCTAAGGATCATGTCGGCATATCGGAGAAAACA GGCCAAAAATTCATTGGTGTCCATTGTGGAACAAATGATGCGGAAATTGTAAGGTTCTCAAGTGGCACTCAAAACGGCAGGAGATGGTACAGATGCGATTGTAAAGGAACGCAAGGGTTACCAAAAGGTCAAGGTCAAATGTTTTGCTTCATCCGCTTCTGGGAGTGTCCAGTGTAA
- the LOC136899588 gene encoding collectin-12-like isoform X1 — translation MPSDARKNEYPQRAWVFEKRTKELEKRAWRIEERKMPHCPVSRETTSKKVFQGVVVANTSIQNNNNSMESLQETDPRTQLKETLQIPHHYCGAAITNVSQDSDLGDTSKERPRSSSALIAFIAIVAVASLAALALTVMILTGFFGTKKCSSSNKKESNHDYKKLSYHVQALENNITSLKEAITNMQTLELIIAKYEHLKNENNETTVWRAIERNSEDIIQLNQTVTNVRKMQGPRGPPGDKGSQGTPGPRGPPGYNGTQGAPVTSGLAAHNRSGSVGFSQCHFKEEKSLPNSPGPSAKDHVGISEKTGQKFIGVHCGTNDAEIVRFSSGTQNGRRWYRCDCKGTQGLPKGQGQMFCFIRFWECPV, via the exons ATGCCTTCAGATGCTCGAAAAAACGAGTACCCTCAACGAGCATGGGTATTCGAAAAAAGAACTAAAGAGCTTGAAAAAAGAGCGTGGAGAATCGAAGAAAGAAAAATGCCGCATTGTCCCGTTTCACGCGAGACTACATCGAAAAAAGTTTTTCAAGGAGTTGTTGTTGCAAACACTTCgatacaaaataataacaacagtatGGAGAGTTTGCAAGAAACAGATCCGAGAACACAGCTTAAGGAAACTTTGCAAATACCGCATCATTATTGCGGTGCAGCCATTACAAATGTATCACAAGACAGCGACCTTGGTGACACTAGCAAAGAAAGGCCACGTAGTAGCTCGGCTTTGATTGCATTCATCGCAATTGTAGCTGTAGCTTCGTTAGCTGCGCTTGCGCTAACAGTTATGATCCTGACAGGTTTTTTCGGAACGAAAAAATGCTCTAGCAGTAACAAAAAAG aaagtAACCATGACTACAAGAAACTTTCATATCATGTACAAGCCCTTGAAAACAACATCACTTCTCTGAAGGAAGCTATAACG AATATGCAGACACTTGAGCTAATTATTGCGAAATATGAACATTTAAAGAACGAG AACAATGAAACCACAGTTTGGAGAGCGATTGAGAGAAACAGTGAGGATATAATACAACTCAATCAAACG GTGACCAACGTTCGAAAAATGCAAGGTCCTCGAGGACCTCCTGGTGATAAAGGTTCCCAAGGTACCCCTGGTCCACGTGGACCTCCTGGTTATAATGGTACACAGGGGGCTCCAGTAACCTCTGGCCTGGCTGCACATAACAGATCAGGGTCAGTTGGATTCTCTCAATGTCATTTCAAGGAAGAAAAAAGTCTTCCAAACTCACCGGGTCCTTCAGCTAAGGATCATGTCGGCATATCGGAGAAAACA GGCCAAAAATTCATTGGTGTCCATTGTGGAACAAATGATGCGGAAATTGTAAGGTTCTCAAGTGGCACTCAAAACGGCAGGAGATGGTACAGATGCGATTGTAAAGGAACGCAAGGGTTACCAAAAGGTCAAGGTCAAATGTTTTGCTTCATCCGCTTCTGGGAGTGTCCAGTGTAA